One Glycine max cultivar Williams 82 chromosome 3, Glycine_max_v4.0, whole genome shotgun sequence DNA window includes the following coding sequences:
- the LOC100778286 gene encoding cell division protein FtsZ homolog 2-1, chloroplastic: MATCYTPSNVRNSPGVLAVVGGRTISENHVGNRSCFLRIQESKTVFGSNRKCGSFQVKCSAISRKDPFLDLHPEVSMLRGEGGSALNSPRPRKDVSGGNVAESLEATTTPSNYNEAKIKVIGVGGGGSNAVNRMIESSMNGVEFWIVNTDVQAMRMSPVIPHNRLQIGQELTRGLGAGGNPEIGMNAAKESKESIQEAVYGADMVFVTAGMGGGTGTGGAPVIAGITKSMGILTVGIVTTPFSFEGRRRAVQAQEGIAALRDNVDTLIVIPNDKLLTAVSQSTPVTEAFNLADDILRQGVRGISDIITIPGLVNVDFADVRAIMANAGSSLMGIGTATGKTRARDAALNAIQSPLLDIGIERATGIVWNITGGSDLTLFEVNAAAEVIYDLVDPTANLIFGAVIDPSLSGQVSITLIATGFKRQEESEGRPIQASQFTQGDTVGINRRSSSFTDGSFVEIPEFLKKKGRSRYPRA, translated from the exons ATGGCGACATGTTATACACCTTCGAATGTTAGAAATTCGCCGGGGGTGCTGGCTGTAGTTGGAGGAAGAACAATTTCAGAGAATCACGTAGGTAACAGATCATGCTTCCTGAGAATTCAAGAGAGCAAGACCGTGTTTGGCAGCAATCGAAAGTGTGGTTCATTTCAAGTGAAGTGTTCTGCGATCAGTCGCAAGGATCCTTTTCTGGATCTGCACCCTGAGGTTTCAATGCTCAGAGGAGAAGGAGGGAGTGCATTGAACAGCCCTAGACCTAGAAAGGATGTATCAGGTGGAAACGTGGCCGAAAGTTTGGAAGCCACGACAACTCCGAGTAACTACAATGAAGCTAAGATCAAAGTCATTGGTGTGGGTGGAGGCGGGTCAAATGCGGTCAACCGCATGATAGAGAGCTCCATGAATGGTGTGGAGTTCTGGATTGTTAATACCGATGTTCAAGCCATGAGGATGTCGCCAGTCATTCCTCATAACCGGTTGCAAATCGGCCAGGAGCTTACACGAGGACTTGGCGCTGGTGGTAACCCTGAGATTGGCATGAATGCTGCCAAGGAAAGCAAGGAATCGATACAGGAGGCAGTTTATGGAGCTGATATGGTCTTTGTTACA GCTGGAATGGGTGGAGGAACTGGCACTGGAGGAGCTCCAGTTATTGCAGGTATCACAAAGTCAATGGGTATACTGACTGTTGGTATTGTCACAACCCCTTTTTCATTTGAAGGGCGAAGAAGGGCAGTTCAAGCACAAGAAGGAATTGCTGCATTAAGAGATAATGTTGATACACTGATAGTTATTCCAAATGACAAACTGCTGACTGCAGTTTCTCAATCTACCCCTGTAACTGAAGCATTCAATCTGGCTGATGATATTCTTAGACAAGGTGTTCGTGGTATATCTGATATTATTACG ATACCAGGATTGGTGAATGTAGACTTTGCAGATGTTCGAGCTATAATGGCCAATGCAGGTTCTTCACTTATGGGGATAGGAACTGCAACTG GCAAAACAAGGGCAAGAGACGCTGCATTAAATGCTATCCAGTCACCTTTACTAGATATTGGTATAGAAAGGGCTACCGGAATTGTATGGAACATAACTGGTGGAAGTGATTTGACCTTGTTTGAG GTAAATGCTGCAGCAGAAGTTATATATGACCTTGTGGACCCCACTGCTAATTTAATATTTGGAGCAGTAATAGATCCATCACTCAGTGGTCAA GTAAGCATCACATTAATTGCAACTGGATTCAAGCGTCAAGAGGAAAGTGAAGGGAGACCTATACAG GCCAGCCAATTTACACAAGGAGATACGGTTGGTATCAACCGGCGATCTTCCTCTTTCACTGATGGTAGCTTTGTTGAGATCCCTGAATTCTTAAAGAAGAAGGGGCGCTCACGTTATCCGAGAGCTTAA